The following are from one region of the Salvia hispanica cultivar TCC Black 2014 chromosome 1, UniMelb_Shisp_WGS_1.0, whole genome shotgun sequence genome:
- the LOC125188687 gene encoding glycosyltransferase BC10-like encodes MLSPKLGARLERMKRRSNSGKFHHRWKRKFFALLLIAICVATFLLMESEYSRIKMPPLISPPLQKPKIAFLFIARNRIPLDIVWDAFFQADTENKFSIYVHSRPGFLLNSATTRSNFFLNRQVNDSVQVDWGAASMIQAERILLRSALMDPFNERFLFLSDSCIPLYNFSYTYDYLVSTPNSFVDSFADKRESRYNPKMYPVISVDNWRKGSQWVVLTRNHAKVVVEDKTVFSIFQLQCKKKPPEYWRDHPIPAGTSAEHDCIPDEHYVQTLLTLKGLEGEITRRSLTHSSWDLTSSRDPHRKGWHPVTYKLADATSRLVQSIKAIDNIYFETEYRREWCTSKGKPSPCFLFARKFTRPTALRLLNMSAFGFSK; translated from the exons ATGCTGAGCCCTAAATTAGGAGCTCGGTTAGAGCGGATGAAGCGGAGGTCGAATTCTGGGAAATTTCATCATAGATGGAAGCGGAAATTCTTCGCGTTACTTTTGATTGCGATTTGTGTCGCGACGTTTCTGTTGATGGAATCGGAGTACAGTAGGATTAAAATGCCTCCGTTAATATCTCCGCCGCTGCAGAAGCCGAAGATTGCTTTCCTTTTTATTGCTCGGAATCGGATCCCTCTGGACATTGTTTGGGATGCATTTTTTCAG GCTGACACAGAGAataaattttccatatatgtTCATTCAAGACCAGGGTTCTTGTTGAATTCAGCGACTACaagatcaaattttttcttaaatcgtCAAGTGAATGATAGCGTACAG GTAGATTGGGGAGCAGCAAGCATGATCCAGGCAGAGCGTATTTTGCTTCGAAGTGCACTGATGGATCCTTTCAATGAGCGGTTTCTTTTCCTTTCAGACAG CTGCATACCTCTCTATAACTTCAGCTACACATATGACTATTTAGTGTCAACCCCAAATAGCTTTGTAGACAG TTTTGCTGATAAAAGGGAAAGTCGTTACAATCCAAAAATGTATCCAGTGATTTCTGTTGACAACTGGAGGAAGGGGTCTCAG TGGGTTGTTTTGACCAGAAACCATGCTAAGGTTGTAGTTGAAGACAAAACTGTATTCTCTATATTTCAGTTACAATGCAAG AAGAAGCCTCCTGAATATTGGCGAGATCATCCCATT CCTGCCGGTACATCAGCTGAACATGATTGTATACCTGATGAACACTATGTTCAAACCTTGCTTACT CTAAAAGGCCTAGAAGGAGAAATCACAAGAAGGTCACTGACTCACAGTTCTTGGGATCTAACATCTTCAAGGGATCCTCATAGGAAAGGATGGCATCCAGTCACTTACAAGTTGGCCGATGCTACTTCCAGACTTGTCCAGTCCATCAAG GCCATAGATAACATCTATTTTGAGACTGAGTACAGAAGAGAATGGTGCACTAGCAAGGGGAAACCCTCTCCATGCTTCCTTTTCGCCAGGAAATTCACGCGCCCTACTGCCTTACGACTTCTTAATATG TCTGCTTTTGGGTTTTCCAAATAA